A single Anomalospiza imberbis isolate Cuckoo-Finch-1a 21T00152 chromosome 15, ASM3175350v1, whole genome shotgun sequence DNA region contains:
- the LOC137483167 gene encoding ovoinhibitor-like isoform X2, whose protein sequence is MPLICLPLPAGVVVVGGCWGVFIREGAKIGADSGLLPQLDCSQYSSGITKDGRSWVACPRDLKPVCGTDGNTYSNDCGICLYNAEHGASVEKEHDGECDPKPVVVDCNNYRRAVVDDHVMVACPRILKPVCGSDSFTYDNDCGICAYNAEHDTNITKIHDGPCKESVAVDCTRYRSQTTKDGRTLVSCPRDLNPVCGTDGTTYDNECRICAHNAEQRTHVGKRHSGQCREKTAELDCNKFPARKVKGGKDLVRCPRILHPVCGTDGFTYDNDCSICAHNVQHGTDVKKSHDGRCKEESAPVDCSTYLSGTKSGEAIAACPFILREICGTDGVTYSNDCALCAHNMEHRTNLGKRKNGPCEEDITRALCKDFKVVSPICTMEYMPHCGSDGKTYSNRCTFCNAYLESRTTLNLMSMAEC, encoded by the exons ATGCCTCTAATTTGCCTCCCACTACCTGCAGGCGTAGTGGTGGTGGGAGGATGCTGGGGGGTTTTTATTCGTGAGGGAGCCAAAATCGGGGCTGATTCTGGGCTGCTTCCACAGCTTGATTGCAGCCAGTACTCCAGTGGCATTACCAAGGATGGGAGGTCCTGGGTAGCTTGCCCAAGGGACTTGAAACCAGTGTGTGGCACCGATGGCAACACGTACAGCAACGACTGTGGGATCTGCCTCTACAACGC GGAGCACGGCGCCAGCGTGGAGAAGGAGCACGATGGAGAATGTGACCCAAAACCTGTCGTG GTTGATTGCAATAATTACCGTAGAGCTGTAGTAGATGATCACGTCATGGTAGCGTGCCCAAGGATATTGAAACCTGTCTGTGGCTCAGATAGCTTCACTTATGACAATGACTGTGGGATCTGTGCCTACAATGC agaaCACGACACCAACATTACCAAAATACATGATGGACCCTGCAAGGAATCTGTTGCT GTTGACTGCACCAGGTACCGATCACAAACCACCAAAGATGGGAGAACACTGGTATCCTGTCCGAGGGACCTGAACCCAGTTTGTGGTACAGATGGCACCACCTACGACAACGAGTGCAGGATCTGTGCCCACAACGC GGAGCAAAGGACCCATGTGGGCAAAAGGCACAGTGGACAATGCAGAGAGAAGACTGCTGAG CTTGACTGCAATAAATTCCCAGCCAGAAAGGTGAAGGGTGGCAAAGACCTGGTCCGGTGCCCCAGGATCCTGCATCCAGTGTGTGGCACAGATGGGTTCACCTATGACAACGACTGCAGCATCTGTGCCCACAACGT ACAACATGGGACTGATGTTAAGAAAAGCCACGATGGAAGGTGCAAGGAGGAAAGTGCTCCT GTTGACTGCAGCACGTACCTGAGTGGGACCAAATCCGGAGAGGCCATTGCAGCCTGTCCCTTCATCCTGCGCGAGATCTGCGGGACAGACGGTGTCACCTACAGCAACgactgtgccctgtgtgcccacAACAT GGAGCATCGGACCAACCTTGGCAAGAGAAAGAACGGACCCTGTGAAGAGGACATTACAAGG GCCCTTTGCAAGGACTTCAAAGTAGTCTCTCCTATCTGCACCATGGAATACATGCCCCACTGTGGCTCTGATGGCAAAACCTACAGCAACAGATGTACTTTCTGCAACGCCTACCT GGAAAGCAGGACAACTCTCAACCTCATGAGCATGGCTGAATGCTAA
- the LOC137483167 gene encoding ovoinhibitor-like isoform X1, which yields MPLICLPLPAGVVVVGGCWGVFIREGAKIGADSGLLPQLDCSQYSSGITKDGRSWVACPRDLKPVCGTDGNTYSNDCGICLYNAEHGASVEKEHDGECDPKPVVVDCNNYRRAVVDDHVMVACPRILKPVCGSDSFTYDNDCGICAYNAEHDTNITKIHDGPCKESVAVDCTRYRSQTTKDGRTLVSCPRDLNPVCGTDGTTYDNECRICAHNAEQRTHVGKRHSGQCREKTAELDCNKFPARKVKGGKDLVRCPRILHPVCGTDGFTYDNDCSICAHNVQHGTDVKKSHDGRCKEESAPVDCSTYLSGTKSGEAIAACPFILREICGTDGVTYSNDCALCAHNMEYGTQVAKKHDGKCIEEASQLNCSQFHRTTLKDGRELMACTMIYNPVCGTDGVTYASECTLCAHNLEHRTNLGKRKNGPCEEDITRALCKDFKVVSPICTMEYMPHCGSDGKTYSNRCTFCNAYLESRTTLNLMSMAEC from the exons ATGCCTCTAATTTGCCTCCCACTACCTGCAGGCGTAGTGGTGGTGGGAGGATGCTGGGGGGTTTTTATTCGTGAGGGAGCCAAAATCGGGGCTGATTCTGGGCTGCTTCCACAGCTTGATTGCAGCCAGTACTCCAGTGGCATTACCAAGGATGGGAGGTCCTGGGTAGCTTGCCCAAGGGACTTGAAACCAGTGTGTGGCACCGATGGCAACACGTACAGCAACGACTGTGGGATCTGCCTCTACAACGC GGAGCACGGCGCCAGCGTGGAGAAGGAGCACGATGGAGAATGTGACCCAAAACCTGTCGTG GTTGATTGCAATAATTACCGTAGAGCTGTAGTAGATGATCACGTCATGGTAGCGTGCCCAAGGATATTGAAACCTGTCTGTGGCTCAGATAGCTTCACTTATGACAATGACTGTGGGATCTGTGCCTACAATGC agaaCACGACACCAACATTACCAAAATACATGATGGACCCTGCAAGGAATCTGTTGCT GTTGACTGCACCAGGTACCGATCACAAACCACCAAAGATGGGAGAACACTGGTATCCTGTCCGAGGGACCTGAACCCAGTTTGTGGTACAGATGGCACCACCTACGACAACGAGTGCAGGATCTGTGCCCACAACGC GGAGCAAAGGACCCATGTGGGCAAAAGGCACAGTGGACAATGCAGAGAGAAGACTGCTGAG CTTGACTGCAATAAATTCCCAGCCAGAAAGGTGAAGGGTGGCAAAGACCTGGTCCGGTGCCCCAGGATCCTGCATCCAGTGTGTGGCACAGATGGGTTCACCTATGACAACGACTGCAGCATCTGTGCCCACAACGT ACAACATGGGACTGATGTTAAGAAAAGCCACGATGGAAGGTGCAAGGAGGAAAGTGCTCCT GTTGACTGCAGCACGTACCTGAGTGGGACCAAATCCGGAGAGGCCATTGCAGCCTGTCCCTTCATCCTGCGCGAGATCTGCGGGACAGACGGTGTCACCTACAGCAACgactgtgccctgtgtgcccacAACAT GGAATATGGAACCCAGGTTGCCAAGAAGCACGATGGAAAGTGCATAGAAGAAGCTTCCCAG CTGAACTGCAGCCAGTTCCACAGGACCACGCTGAAGGATGGCAGGGAGCTGATGGCCTGCACCATGATCTACAACCCCGTGTGCGGCACCGACGGCGTCACCTACGCCAGCGAGTGCACCCTGTGTGCCCACAACTT GGAGCATCGGACCAACCTTGGCAAGAGAAAGAACGGACCCTGTGAAGAGGACATTACAAGG GCCCTTTGCAAGGACTTCAAAGTAGTCTCTCCTATCTGCACCATGGAATACATGCCCCACTGTGGCTCTGATGGCAAAACCTACAGCAACAGATGTACTTTCTGCAACGCCTACCT GGAAAGCAGGACAACTCTCAACCTCATGAGCATGGCTGAATGCTAA